In Zingiber officinale cultivar Zhangliang chromosome 11B, Zo_v1.1, whole genome shotgun sequence, a single window of DNA contains:
- the LOC122033313 gene encoding fasciclin-like arabinogalactan protein 2: MGRFSPLLAASMSVLVVAAASLLPAARAHNITKILAQHPEFSSFNHYLSATHLASEINRRLTITLLVVDNTGMADLLAKHLSLPTLRNVLSLHILTDYYGAKKLHLLTGGSTSSSSVFQSSGHAVGTSGYINITDHLRGKVTFVSEDSGGGSPATFVKSVEELPYNISVLQISTILTSPEAEAPVAAPGPVNLTDLMANKGCKDFVDLLHANPDVLKSFQSNLDTGLTVFCPDDDAVSAFSPKYSNLTAAGKTSLLLYHGMPVYYSPQLLKANGDGPLSTLATDTHNKNYKYTVQSDGDAITIKTHIVTAAISSTLIDQDPAAVYAVDKVLEPRELFKIPEKETADAPALAPAASPQKKTKAAAKHKATGHGASPPAPSGPEEAPADDVTAADNAALRATRAAFAAWTSLAAAAAAVLLLA; encoded by the coding sequence ATGGGGCGATTTTCCCCTCTCCTCGCCGCTTCCATGTCGGTGCTGGTTGTCGCCGCCGCCTCACTACTCCCGGCAGCGCGAGCCCACAATATCACCAAGATCCTGGCACAGCACCCGGAGTTCTCCTCCTTCAACCACTACCTGTCGGCCACCCACCTGGCCAGCGAGATCAACCGCCGCCTCACCATCACCTTGCTCGTCGTCGATAACACCGGCATGGCCGACCTTCTCGCCAAGCACCTCTCCCTCCCCACCCTCCGCAACGTCCTCTCCCTCCATATCCTCACCGACTACTACGGCGCCAAGAAGCTCCACCTGCTCACCGGCggctccacctcctcctcctccgtctTCCAGTCGTCCGGCCACGCCGTCGGCACCTCCGGCTACATCAACATCACCGATCATTTGCGCGGCAAGGTCACCTTCGTCTCCGAGGACTCCGGCGGCGGCTCGCCCGCCACTTTCGTCAAGTCCGTCGAGGAGCTCCCCTATAACATCTCCGTCCTCCAGATCAGCACCATCCTCACCTCGCCGGAAGCAGAGGCACCGGTGGCGGCGCCGGGCCCCGTGAATCTCACCGACCTCATGGCCAACAAGGGATGCAAGGACTTCGTCGACCTCCTCCACGCTAACCCCGACGTGCTCAAGTCCTTCCAGTCCAACCTCGACACCGGCCTCACCGTCTTCTGCCCCGATGACGACGCCGTCTCCGCCTTCTCCCCCAAGTATAGTAATCTCACCGCCGCCGGCAAAACCAGCCTCCTCCTCTACCACGGCATGCCCGTCTACTACTCGCCGCAGCTCCTGAAGGCCAACGGCGACGGCCCCCTCTCCACCCTCGCCACCGACACCCACAACAAGAACTACAAGTACACAGTGCAGAGCGACGGCGACGCCATCACCATCAAGACCCACATCGTCACCGCCGCCATCTCCTCCACCCTCATCGACCAAGACCCCGCCGCCGTCTACGCCGTCGACAAGGTGCTGGAGCCGCGGGAGCTCTTCAAAATCCCGGAAAAGGAGACCGCCGACGCGCCGGCACTGGCGCCGGCTGCCTCGCCACAAAAGAAAACAAAGGCTGCAGCCAAGCACAAGGCTACCGGGCACGGCGCCTCGCCGCCTGCCCCATCTGGCCCAGAAGAGGCGCCCGCCGACGACGTGACTGCGGCGGACAATGCCGCACTCCGAGCAACCAGGGCAGCTTTCGCAGCCTGGACGTCGCTAGCCGCCGCAGCTGCCGCCGTGCTCCTCCTTGCATAA